From a region of the Apibacter sp. B3706 genome:
- a CDS encoding tetratricopeptide repeat protein: MYLKNKYLVIIFISLINIFQAQTKASRKHLLEGNNKYLAESYKDAAANYLYSIQDGEDSYRSNYNLGNAMYKLKKYDDALIQYEKSLQLAANQSEKANALFNMGNSYFQKGEYERAAEAFKNTLKLNPKDDKARYNYTMSKQKVKEAQQKHEEQNSKDQDKNQGDKEDKKDNSQQNGNDLLNSSNAKEDKTDNSTDKKDKDNSLNNKETQPNKNEKNSINNQKSQADTNNANLSDASNQHYENILGAMEEQEKRAHQKIINKRANSNQGQSSKDW, encoded by the coding sequence ATGTATTTAAAAAATAAATATTTAGTTATAATTTTTATTTCACTAATAAATATTTTTCAAGCTCAGACGAAAGCATCAAGAAAGCATTTATTAGAGGGTAATAATAAATATTTGGCTGAATCTTATAAAGATGCAGCAGCTAATTATTTATATTCGATACAAGACGGAGAAGATTCATATAGATCTAATTACAATTTAGGAAATGCCATGTATAAACTAAAAAAATATGATGACGCATTGATTCAATATGAAAAATCACTCCAATTGGCAGCAAATCAGTCGGAAAAAGCCAATGCTTTATTCAATATGGGAAACAGCTATTTTCAAAAAGGAGAATATGAAAGAGCAGCCGAAGCGTTTAAAAATACTTTGAAATTAAATCCGAAAGATGATAAGGCGAGGTATAATTATACGATGTCAAAACAAAAAGTAAAAGAAGCTCAACAAAAACATGAGGAGCAAAATTCCAAAGATCAAGATAAGAACCAAGGAGATAAAGAAGATAAAAAGGATAATTCTCAGCAAAATGGAAATGATCTACTGAATTCATCCAATGCTAAAGAAGATAAAACTGATAATTCAACCGATAAAAAAGATAAAGATAATTCTTTAAATAATAAAGAAACACAGCCCAATAAAAATGAAAAAAATTCAATAAACAATCAGAAATCACAAGCTGATACAAATAATGCTAATCTGTCAGATGCCTCTAATCAACATTATGAAAATATTTTAGGAGCAATGGAAGAACAAGAAAAAAGAGCGCATCAAAAGATTATTAATAAAAGAGCTAATTCAAATCAAGGACAAAGTAGCAAAGATTGGTGA
- a CDS encoding BatD family protein translates to MKKYVILFLLIFLSGIWAKAQVSFQLIPQKNEVGVNEPVRLQFLLSIKNEEIKNMGRLKLPSFSNTQVIGRQVIQNQGFDDEGNSVFEYGIEIILRAVKKVNIRIDAAQITVNNRKYETKPTVITVSGNSSGSEDDTAFNSKLGEVFLKFKVSEKNPYQNEGVVANLKFYTRRIELLNSMTNLVSPDWQGVFVQPVKERSHTYEQEIINGESYFSRVIGTYVMFPTQSGTLVINPFTLTLTIPDGFFDEHDLNIKSAPVTLQVKRLPDNAPKDFHGLVGQFTMRASANKKDLQAEEAVTVNVEINGKGNLTLLKSPGLLMSDDIEQYTPKSKFDSEATVQGIKGKLNTSTILVPQKEGTYNINVESISYFDPIDEKYKSLIVQPIPIKVSGNTLAKNDEKTGTVIKKDTSDVNQYDPKSAIKNKVTEVLKRDHNSLGKILIIILFTGVISIIVILVICILIIKRNKKNKLKKQEEEQSFDSLNKEKKFTSRNLPYTSSNITNDFKNELSQLNHLAQEGTDKKEFYILLEKTLIEAAKQYLNLEKDSFVSTSDLEDELAQRLGDEISEEWKNMVIQSQIERYSSVTEQESLESVYTKAKDLIKKLNIKK, encoded by the coding sequence ATGAAGAAATATGTAATACTCTTTTTACTTATCTTTTTAAGCGGAATTTGGGCAAAAGCTCAGGTTTCTTTTCAACTCATACCCCAAAAAAATGAGGTAGGAGTCAATGAGCCTGTACGCCTACAATTTTTACTTTCCATTAAAAATGAAGAAATTAAAAATATGGGGCGTTTAAAATTACCTTCTTTTTCTAATACGCAGGTAATTGGCAGGCAGGTAATTCAGAACCAAGGCTTTGATGATGAAGGGAACAGTGTTTTCGAATATGGAATTGAAATTATATTAAGAGCTGTTAAAAAAGTGAATATCCGTATAGATGCCGCACAAATAACTGTTAATAATAGGAAATATGAGACCAAGCCCACCGTAATAACTGTGTCAGGAAATTCTAGTGGAAGTGAAGATGACACAGCTTTTAATTCAAAATTGGGTGAAGTATTTCTTAAATTTAAAGTATCAGAAAAGAATCCGTATCAAAATGAAGGGGTAGTTGCTAATTTAAAATTTTATACTCGAAGGATTGAATTACTCAATAGTATGACCAATCTGGTTTCTCCGGATTGGCAGGGGGTATTTGTACAGCCGGTAAAAGAAAGAAGCCATACCTACGAACAGGAAATAATTAATGGAGAATCCTATTTTTCAAGAGTTATAGGGACTTATGTTATGTTTCCAACTCAATCGGGAACCCTTGTCATAAATCCGTTTACCTTAACATTAACAATTCCGGATGGATTTTTTGATGAACACGATTTAAATATAAAATCTGCACCGGTTACATTACAAGTTAAGAGACTTCCTGATAATGCTCCAAAAGATTTTCATGGGCTGGTAGGTCAATTTACTATGAGAGCTTCAGCAAACAAAAAAGATTTACAAGCAGAAGAAGCAGTAACTGTAAATGTAGAAATAAATGGTAAGGGAAATCTTACGCTTCTTAAATCCCCCGGACTTCTAATGTCTGATGATATAGAACAATATACCCCTAAAAGTAAATTTGATTCAGAGGCAACCGTACAAGGGATAAAAGGAAAATTAAATACATCTACCATATTAGTTCCTCAAAAAGAAGGTACTTACAATATAAATGTAGAATCAATTAGCTATTTTGATCCCATAGATGAGAAATATAAAAGTTTAATTGTACAACCAATTCCCATTAAAGTATCAGGAAATACTTTAGCAAAAAATGATGAAAAAACCGGTACAGTCATCAAAAAGGACACAAGTGATGTCAACCAATATGATCCCAAATCTGCTATTAAAAATAAGGTCACCGAAGTATTGAAAAGAGACCATAACAGCTTAGGAAAAATATTGATAATTATATTATTTACAGGAGTTATATCAATTATAGTTATTCTGGTAATTTGTATATTAATAATAAAAAGAAATAAAAAAAATAAGCTAAAAAAACAAGAAGAAGAACAATCGTTTGATTCATTAAATAAAGAAAAAAAATTTACATCACGTAATTTACCTTATACAAGCTCTAACATTACTAATGATTTTAAAAATGAATTATCACAATTAAATCATTTAGCACAAGAAGGAACAGATAAAAAAGAATTTTACATTCTTTTGGAAAAGACTTTGATAGAAGCAGCAAAACAATATTTAAATTTAGAAAAAGATAGTTTTGTTTCTACTTCAGACTTAGAAGATGAATTAGCTCAGAGATTAGGAGATGAAATTTCAGAAGAATGGAAGAATATGGTTATTCAATCTCAAATTGAACGATATTCAAGCGTAACAGAACAAGAATCCCTAGAATCTGTGTATACAAAAGCTAAAGACTTAATTAAGAAATTAAATATAAAAAAATAG
- a CDS encoding MarC family protein gives MPLHFSIQEIASCFMVLFAIIDIFGSVPVIVSIKSKVGYLQAKKTTLVACAIMISFLFVGDKLLKLIGIDVYSFAVAGALVLFVIALEMILGIEINKIDEPHSASIIPLAFPLIAGAGALTAVLALKAEYHTENIIIAILLNMVVVYLVLRYSGKLEQILGQGVISIMKKVFGIILLAISIKLFTANITSLLEKVSP, from the coding sequence ATGCCTTTACATTTTTCTATCCAGGAAATAGCAAGTTGTTTTATGGTTTTATTTGCCATTATAGATATTTTTGGCAGTGTTCCCGTAATAGTAAGCATAAAAAGTAAAGTCGGTTATCTTCAGGCTAAAAAAACAACATTGGTAGCTTGTGCAATCATGATATCCTTTTTGTTCGTTGGTGATAAATTACTAAAACTTATAGGAATTGATGTATATTCATTTGCTGTAGCAGGTGCTTTAGTTTTATTTGTTATTGCACTGGAAATGATTTTGGGCATTGAAATTAATAAAATCGATGAGCCGCATTCTGCTTCCATAATTCCTTTAGCATTTCCATTAATAGCAGGAGCAGGAGCTTTAACCGCCGTATTGGCTTTAAAAGCAGAATATCATACGGAAAATATAATCATAGCCATACTCCTTAATATGGTAGTCGTATATTTAGTATTAAGATATTCGGGTAAATTAGAACAAATTTTAGGACAAGGAGTAATTTCAATTATGAAAAAAGTTTTCGGTATTATCTTATTAGCTATTTCCATTAAGTTATTTACTGCAAACATAACCTCTTTGTTAGAAAAAGTATCTCCTTAA
- the rnpA gene encoding ribonuclease P protein component, which yields MNQKYTKEEHLKGYKLIKYLFEKGTWNKKYPLAMVYCPSPEFLETHKVGVSVSKKIFKHAVDRNRVKRLLRECFRLHKNELNNTFTTSHLLMIVYNGKDKKIPAYKELESCYLKLLEKIKFSD from the coding sequence ATGAACCAAAAGTATACGAAAGAAGAACATTTAAAAGGATATAAGCTTATTAAATATTTGTTTGAAAAAGGGACGTGGAATAAAAAATATCCTTTAGCTATGGTTTATTGTCCTTCTCCTGAATTTTTGGAAACCCATAAGGTTGGAGTGTCCGTTTCTAAAAAAATTTTTAAACATGCAGTGGATAGAAATCGGGTAAAAAGACTTTTGCGTGAATGTTTCCGCTTGCATAAAAATGAGCTAAACAACACTTTTACAACATCTCATTTACTAATGATTGTCTATAATGGTAAAGACAAAAAAATACCTGCCTATAAAGAATTGGAGAGCTGTTATTTGAAATTGCTTGAAAAAATTAAATTTTCAGATTAA
- a CDS encoding BrxA/BrxB family bacilliredoxin, protein MYPEEMVAPMKAQLTNKGFEDLNTSEKVEEALKRPGTTLLIINSVCGCAAGGARPGVILSVEGEGKKPDHLTTSFAGFDVDAVKTAREHLAPFPPSSPSIALFKDGELVHFLERHHIEGHSPEIIAENLKQAYAEFC, encoded by the coding sequence ATGTATCCAGAAGAAATGGTTGCGCCAATGAAAGCGCAATTAACAAATAAAGGTTTTGAAGATTTAAACACATCAGAAAAAGTAGAAGAAGCATTAAAAAGACCCGGTACAACCTTATTAATAATTAATTCCGTTTGTGGATGTGCTGCCGGAGGAGCTCGTCCCGGAGTAATATTATCTGTAGAAGGCGAAGGAAAAAAACCGGATCATTTAACTACTTCATTTGCAGGATTTGATGTGGATGCAGTTAAAACCGCTAGAGAACATCTTGCCCCTTTTCCACCTTCATCTCCGTCCATAGCACTTTTTAAAGATGGAGAATTGGTTCATTTTCTAGAAAGACATCATATTGAAGGTCATTCTCCTGAAATAATTGCTGAAAATTTAAAACAAGCATACGCTGAATTTTGCTAA
- a CDS encoding SUF system Fe-S cluster assembly protein → MSLNEEQIQSLSEKIVEKLKTVYDPEIPVDVYELGLIYDIQISTEGDVEILMTLTTPNCPVAETLPMEVEEKISAIDEVKEVNVKITFEPTWDKDMMSEEAKFNLGLL, encoded by the coding sequence ATGTCTTTAAACGAAGAACAAATACAATCTCTGTCAGAAAAAATCGTTGAAAAATTAAAAACGGTTTACGATCCTGAAATTCCCGTGGATGTTTATGAACTAGGATTGATTTATGATATTCAGATTAGTACAGAAGGAGACGTGGAAATATTGATGACCTTGACAACCCCTAATTGTCCCGTGGCAGAAACATTACCCATGGAAGTAGAAGAAAAAATCAGTGCTATAGATGAAGTAAAAGAAGTAAATGTAAAAATTACTTTCGAACCAACTTGGGATAAAGATATGATGAGCGAAGAAGCTAAATTTAATTTAGGACTTTTATAG
- a CDS encoding RsmE family RNA methyltransferase, translating into MRLFIGEIYPNEVQLREEEEHHIVRVLRLKEGDMVYVTNGKGALIKGQLQITGKKVKVQIIETFPHSNSGQNGLHIAIAPTKNIDRFEFFVEKAVELGVSKITPLLCTNSERKVLNTEKIKKQIETACKQSLRINFPELYPLTPLKDFIQSSKTKLYLTHCYKEYEKITLNETLNREKEITLMVGPEGDFSKKEVEELYSLGSIGVSLGENRLRTETAGIFIASSYYFFHNQP; encoded by the coding sequence ATGAGATTATTTATAGGAGAGATATATCCGAATGAAGTGCAACTAAGGGAAGAAGAAGAACACCATATAGTAAGAGTGTTGCGATTGAAAGAAGGAGATATGGTCTATGTGACCAATGGAAAAGGAGCATTAATAAAAGGACAATTACAAATAACAGGAAAGAAAGTTAAGGTTCAAATAATTGAAACTTTTCCCCATTCAAATAGTGGGCAAAATGGATTACATATTGCTATTGCTCCAACTAAAAATATAGACAGATTTGAGTTTTTTGTAGAAAAAGCAGTTGAATTAGGAGTATCTAAAATTACTCCACTTTTATGTACTAATTCAGAGAGAAAGGTTTTAAATACGGAAAAAATCAAGAAACAAATTGAAACCGCCTGTAAACAATCTTTGAGAATAAATTTTCCTGAACTCTATCCATTAACTCCTTTGAAGGATTTTATACAATCTTCGAAAACAAAATTATACCTTACCCATTGTTATAAAGAATATGAGAAGATCACTTTAAACGAAACGTTAAACAGAGAAAAAGAAATAACCTTAATGGTTGGACCGGAAGGAGATTTTTCTAAAAAAGAAGTAGAAGAGCTTTATTCTTTAGGCTCTATAGGGGTTAGTTTAGGAGAGAATCGTTTGAGGACAGAAACTGCCGGAATTTTCATTGCTTCCAGTTATTATTTTTTTCACAACCAACCATAA